Proteins found in one Aquibium microcysteis genomic segment:
- a CDS encoding helix-turn-helix transcriptional regulator, protein MIERSLAAALAAAVAAIGSDAFPDRFLDVLRAAAGTDLCSAFAIDADGTPRCLFAAGTHRDIPDFAQSASLAYARSYWQRDRAMQRALAQAAGPVQIVRQAWNGITDPDYRRACYERGGIVERLTLYAGGPAPLFASAYRTRESGHSSPAEIEALGRLADLAMAMLARHVDMPRRPSEPVPEPLPELVRRLLDGGHALSEREAAVAAALHLGRTQREISAATGIALSSVITYRRRAYRKLGVRDRRGLADFLHALDRTH, encoded by the coding sequence ATGATCGAACGGTCGCTCGCCGCGGCACTGGCCGCCGCCGTCGCGGCCATCGGCTCCGACGCCTTCCCCGACCGCTTCCTGGACGTGCTGCGCGCGGCGGCCGGCACCGATCTCTGTTCGGCCTTCGCGATCGACGCCGACGGCACGCCGCGCTGCCTGTTCGCCGCCGGGACCCACCGCGACATTCCCGATTTCGCGCAGAGCGCCTCGCTCGCCTATGCGCGCAGCTACTGGCAGCGCGACCGCGCCATGCAGCGCGCGCTGGCGCAGGCCGCCGGTCCGGTGCAGATCGTCCGCCAGGCCTGGAACGGCATCACCGACCCCGACTACCGTCGCGCCTGCTACGAGCGCGGCGGCATCGTGGAGCGTCTGACGCTCTATGCCGGCGGTCCGGCACCGTTGTTTGCGAGCGCCTACCGGACGCGCGAGAGCGGGCATTCGAGCCCGGCGGAGATCGAGGCGCTCGGCCGGCTCGCCGATCTCGCGATGGCCATGCTCGCCCGCCACGTCGACATGCCGCGCCGCCCGTCGGAACCGGTGCCTGAACCCCTGCCCGAGCTCGTCCGCCGCCTGCTCGACGGCGGCCATGCGCTGTCGGAGCGCGAGGCCGCGGTCGCCGCCGCACTCCATCTCGGGCGGACCCAGCGCGAGATCTCGGCCGCGACCGGCATCGCGCTCAGCAGCGTCATCACCTACCGCCGCCGCGCCTACCGCAAGCTCGGCGTGCGCGACCGCCGCGGCCTCGCCGACTTCCTGCACGCGCTCGACCGAACGCACTGA
- a CDS encoding alpha/beta hydrolase, with amino-acid sequence MSAARQDAGAFAPAAAKPAWERVPLIVSFPETARFTETYGFAGNSGRVNLEGQLLRPAAPSSTVYVFMHPTSTLQLLPMPAALADRGLHVLCAASRYPKNDSALIMEKVAIDLGRWLDHARTVLGYAKVVLVGWSGGGSLSLFYQAQAENPTITHTPAGDEVNLVEAGLQPADGVIFIAAHLSRAETLTEWLDPSVIDELDPDRRDPALDIYAPACPDQPPYSAAFVARFRAAQVARNRRITDWCLATLERLRAQGGPEQERAFVVHRTMCDVRWFDPSIDPNDRRPGWSYMGDPRAVNVGPVGLARYSTLRSWLSQWSYDMSNAKGPKNARLIRRTPVLQIENNADEAVPATHNPTIAAALATPDKEYLRIPRATHYYLNQPDELKICLDRVIDWSRRHGLLKD; translated from the coding sequence ATGAGTGCTGCGCGTCAGGACGCCGGGGCTTTCGCGCCAGCGGCCGCGAAGCCCGCCTGGGAGCGCGTGCCGCTGATCGTCTCCTTCCCGGAGACGGCCCGATTCACCGAGACCTACGGGTTCGCGGGCAATTCGGGCCGGGTCAATCTCGAAGGCCAGCTGCTGCGGCCGGCCGCGCCGTCGTCGACGGTCTACGTGTTCATGCACCCGACCTCGACGCTGCAGCTCCTGCCCATGCCCGCCGCTCTCGCCGACCGCGGCCTGCACGTGCTGTGCGCGGCGAGCCGCTATCCGAAGAACGACAGCGCGCTGATCATGGAGAAAGTGGCGATCGACCTCGGCCGCTGGCTCGACCACGCCCGCACCGTCCTCGGCTACGCGAAGGTCGTGCTGGTCGGGTGGTCGGGCGGCGGCTCGCTGTCGCTGTTCTATCAGGCGCAGGCGGAGAACCCCACGATCACGCACACCCCGGCCGGCGACGAGGTGAACCTGGTCGAGGCCGGGCTGCAGCCCGCCGACGGCGTCATCTTCATCGCCGCACACCTGTCGCGCGCCGAGACCCTCACCGAATGGCTCGACCCTTCGGTGATCGACGAACTCGATCCCGACCGTCGCGACCCGGCGCTCGACATCTACGCGCCCGCGTGCCCCGACCAGCCGCCCTATTCCGCCGCCTTCGTGGCCCGCTTCCGTGCCGCGCAGGTGGCCCGCAACCGCCGGATCACCGACTGGTGCCTGGCCACGCTGGAACGGCTTCGCGCGCAGGGTGGCCCGGAGCAGGAGCGCGCCTTCGTCGTCCACCGCACCATGTGCGACGTCCGCTGGTTCGACCCTTCGATCGATCCGAACGACCGCAGGCCCGGCTGGAGCTACATGGGCGACCCGCGGGCCGTGAACGTCGGCCCGGTCGGTCTGGCGCGCTACTCGACCCTGCGCTCCTGGCTGAGCCAGTGGAGCTACGACATGTCCAATGCCAAGGGACCGAAGAATGCGCGGCTGATCCGCCGCACGCCGGTCCTGCAGATCGAGAACAACGCCGACGAAGCGGTGCCGGCGACTCACAATCCGACCATTGCGGCGGCGCTCGCGACGCCGGACAAGGAGTATCTGCGCATTCCGCGCGCGACGCACTATTATCTCAACCAGCCGGACGAGCTGAAGATCTGCCTCGACCGGGTGATCGACTGGAGCAGGCGGCACGGCCTGCTCAAGGACTGA
- a CDS encoding FAD-dependent monooxygenase: MKIAIVGGGIGGLTAALGLLRQGFAVEVYEQAPVLREVGAGVQVSANGTRILFALGLEKEIMDVASEPGGKQIRLWNTGRTWKLFDLGPLSVAQYGFPYITIHRNDLHQALAAGIRRIAPDAIRLGRQCTGIDQDARGVTLRFADGSSARSDVAIGADGVHSVVRTALFGADDPTFTGIVAWRGVIPIDRLPERFRRPVGTNWIGPGGHVIHYLLRRGELMNYVSVVERANWQVESWSVAGTVEECLADYEGWHEDVHTLIKAIDTPYKWALMLRQPMKQWTQGRVTLLGDACHPTLPFLAQGAVMAIEDGFVLSRALAANADDHAAAFRHYEAARNDRTSRIVKGAEANLGRFHNPALSDAAQAEAYVDAEWEESKIRQRYEWLFTYDATTVPVSDDRSMDLVGAQ, from the coding sequence ATGAAGATCGCGATCGTGGGAGGAGGGATAGGCGGGCTGACGGCGGCGCTCGGCCTGTTGCGGCAGGGCTTTGCGGTCGAGGTCTACGAACAGGCCCCGGTGCTGCGCGAAGTGGGCGCGGGCGTGCAGGTCAGCGCCAACGGCACCCGGATCCTGTTCGCGCTCGGCCTCGAGAAAGAGATCATGGACGTGGCCAGCGAGCCGGGCGGCAAGCAGATCCGGCTCTGGAACACCGGCCGCACCTGGAAGCTCTTCGACCTCGGGCCGCTCTCGGTCGCCCAGTACGGGTTTCCCTACATCACCATCCACCGCAACGACCTGCATCAGGCGCTGGCCGCCGGGATCCGCCGCATCGCGCCGGACGCGATCCGGCTCGGCAGGCAGTGCACGGGCATCGACCAGGACGCGCGCGGCGTCACGCTGCGCTTCGCCGACGGATCCTCGGCGCGGTCCGACGTCGCGATCGGCGCCGACGGCGTGCACTCGGTCGTCCGCACTGCGCTGTTCGGCGCCGACGACCCGACCTTCACCGGCATCGTCGCCTGGCGCGGCGTCATCCCCATCGACCGGCTGCCGGAGCGCTTCCGCCGGCCGGTCGGCACCAACTGGATCGGCCCCGGCGGCCACGTCATCCACTATCTGCTGCGCCGCGGCGAACTCATGAACTACGTCTCCGTGGTCGAGCGCGCCAACTGGCAGGTCGAATCCTGGTCCGTCGCCGGGACCGTCGAGGAATGCCTCGCCGACTACGAGGGCTGGCACGAGGACGTCCACACGCTGATCAAGGCCATCGACACGCCCTACAAGTGGGCGCTCATGCTGCGCCAGCCGATGAAGCAGTGGACGCAGGGCCGGGTGACGCTGCTCGGCGATGCCTGCCACCCCACCCTGCCCTTCCTCGCACAAGGAGCGGTGATGGCGATCGAGGACGGCTTCGTGCTGTCGCGCGCGCTCGCGGCGAACGCGGACGACCACGCGGCGGCCTTCCGCCACTACGAGGCCGCGCGCAACGACCGGACGTCCAGGATCGTCAAGGGGGCGGAGGCCAATCTCGGACGCTTCCACAACCCCGCCCTGTCGGATGCCGCGCAGGCCGAAGCCTATGTCGATGCCGAATGGGAGGAATCGAAGATCCGGCAGCGCTACGAATGGCTGTTCACCTACGACGCGACCACGGTGCCGGTGTCCGACGACCGCTCCATGGACCTGGTGGGCGCGCAGTGA
- a CDS encoding dienelactone hydrolase family protein, with product MGTMLRLRAADGHELGAYRAAPQGTPRGGIVVLQEIFGVNAHIRGVCDAFAAEGYVAIAPALFDRFARDFESGYSPEEIATALAYLKSLDWDALMLDTRAAIDRVREETQAVSLVGFCLGGSLAFLAATRLDGLDAAVCYYGGMIAKFAEAKPLCPVMMHFGETDTSIPMSNVETVRAKRPEAVIHLYPAGHGFNRGAPGTPDAAQAAIAWERSLRFLAEAGSARR from the coding sequence ATGGGGACCATGCTGCGGCTTCGCGCCGCCGACGGACATGAACTCGGCGCCTACCGCGCCGCGCCGCAGGGAACGCCGCGCGGCGGAATCGTCGTGCTGCAGGAGATCTTCGGCGTCAACGCCCACATCCGCGGGGTCTGCGACGCCTTCGCCGCGGAAGGCTACGTGGCGATCGCGCCGGCCCTGTTCGACCGCTTCGCCCGCGACTTCGAGTCGGGCTATTCGCCCGAGGAGATCGCGACCGCCCTCGCCTACCTGAAGTCGCTCGACTGGGACGCGCTGATGCTCGACACCCGGGCCGCCATCGACCGCGTGCGGGAGGAGACGCAGGCGGTCTCGCTGGTCGGCTTCTGCCTCGGCGGCTCGCTCGCCTTCCTCGCCGCGACCCGTCTGGACGGCCTCGACGCCGCGGTGTGCTATTATGGCGGCATGATCGCGAAATTCGCAGAGGCGAAGCCGCTCTGCCCGGTGATGATGCATTTCGGCGAGACCGACACGTCGATCCCGATGAGCAACGTCGAGACGGTGCGGGCGAAGCGTCCCGAGGCGGTCATCCACCTCTATCCCGCCGGCCACGGCTTCAACCGCGGCGCGCCCGGCACGCCCGACGCCGCACAGGCCGCGATCGCCTGGGAGCGCAGCCTGCGCTTCCTTGCCGAGGCGGGCTCCGCCCGGCGATGA
- a CDS encoding tripartite tricarboxylate transporter TctB family protein, with translation MLKVKSPQDLGAGVLFLMFGGAGLLFGRDLEFGSARSMGPGYFPMLISGLIILIGLVVMVRSFSLRGPAIERFQARPIIVLLIALALFSLLIREAGVVITSIAMMVAAAYARPKVAIVETLVFAACVAAFVALVFVYGLNQPMPLWWNS, from the coding sequence ATGCTCAAGGTGAAGAGCCCGCAGGACCTCGGTGCGGGGGTCCTGTTTCTGATGTTCGGCGGTGCCGGGCTCCTGTTCGGTCGCGACCTCGAGTTCGGCAGCGCGCGCAGCATGGGTCCCGGCTACTTTCCGATGCTGATCTCGGGCCTGATCATCCTGATCGGGCTGGTGGTGATGGTCCGGTCCTTCTCGCTCCGCGGACCCGCCATCGAGCGGTTCCAGGCCCGTCCCATCATCGTTCTGCTCATCGCTCTGGCGCTCTTCAGCCTGCTCATCCGCGAAGCGGGCGTGGTCATCACCTCGATCGCCATGATGGTCGCCGCCGCCTATGCGCGGCCGAAGGTGGCGATCGTCGAGACGCTCGTTTTCGCCGCCTGTGTCGCCGCCTTCGTGGCGCTCGTCTTCGTGTACGGCCTCAACCAGCCGATGCCGCTGTGGTGGAACAGCTAG
- a CDS encoding IclR family transcriptional regulator, producing MTGLVRQQRRIQSIDVGFRLIRVLEAAGGKLPLSKIAELADMPASKAHLYMASFVQAGLVEQDPATMRYGLGPYALQLGAAAMRQIDVAQVSREALDALQSATGLLVFLTVWGNRGPVIIAKVDATVEVLVSVRVGHVLPLYQAATGRVYLAYKARSAIQHVETRERPVDAVLKQRAEESLPLIRQRQLAFSDSQLNAGFASISAPVFDYAGEIAAAVTALGMKNDIDIDPQGRTARRVHAAAASVSRRLGCPADVLRDDFADPLADDRKSA from the coding sequence GTGACCGGCCTGGTCCGCCAGCAGCGCCGCATCCAGTCGATCGACGTCGGCTTCCGCCTGATCCGCGTGCTCGAGGCGGCGGGCGGCAAGCTGCCGCTCAGCAAGATCGCCGAGCTTGCCGACATGCCGGCCAGCAAGGCCCATCTCTACATGGCGAGCTTCGTGCAGGCCGGCCTCGTCGAGCAGGACCCGGCAACGATGCGCTACGGGCTCGGCCCCTATGCGCTGCAGCTCGGCGCCGCGGCGATGCGCCAGATCGACGTCGCCCAGGTTTCGCGCGAGGCGCTCGACGCGCTGCAGTCGGCGACGGGGCTGCTCGTCTTCCTCACCGTGTGGGGCAACCGCGGGCCGGTGATCATCGCCAAGGTGGACGCGACGGTGGAAGTGCTCGTGTCCGTCCGGGTCGGCCACGTGCTGCCGCTCTACCAGGCGGCCACGGGCCGCGTGTACCTCGCCTACAAGGCCCGGTCGGCGATCCAGCACGTGGAGACCCGCGAACGGCCGGTCGACGCGGTGCTGAAGCAGCGCGCCGAGGAGAGCCTGCCGCTCATCCGCCAGCGCCAGCTCGCCTTCTCCGACAGCCAGCTCAACGCCGGCTTCGCCTCCATCTCCGCGCCGGTGTTCGACTATGCCGGCGAGATCGCCGCCGCCGTCACCGCGCTCGGCATGAAGAACGACATCGACATCGACCCGCAGGGCCGGACGGCGCGGCGCGTGCACGCCGCCGCGGCGTCGGTCTCGCGCCGGCTCGGCTGCCCGGCCGACGTGCTGCGCGACGACTTCGCCGATCCGCTCGCCGACGACCGCAAATCAGCCTGA
- a CDS encoding SDR family oxidoreductase, with the protein MHLHGKTAIVTGASSGIGWEIAKTYAAAGARCVLAARTAGKLDDLAAEIAGAGGTALAVPCDVTDEAQVEALFARCREAFGDPDVVVNNAGIADHTPTVDLALARWEEVMRINLTSVFLCSRAALRMMIPRGRGRIINVGSISAKVPRQHTAAYTASKFALEGLTRSLALDGREHGIAVSMLHPGSTTSMLVPGITDRPRPGSMNPADVARVALIMATLPDDVNLFESTILPVSMPFLGRG; encoded by the coding sequence ATGCATCTTCACGGAAAGACCGCCATCGTCACCGGCGCGAGTTCCGGCATCGGCTGGGAGATCGCCAAGACCTATGCGGCCGCCGGCGCCCGATGCGTGCTCGCCGCCCGCACTGCCGGCAAGCTCGACGACCTCGCCGCGGAAATCGCCGGCGCCGGCGGCACGGCGCTCGCCGTCCCCTGCGACGTCACCGACGAAGCGCAGGTCGAGGCGCTCTTCGCGCGCTGCCGCGAGGCTTTCGGCGATCCGGACGTGGTGGTCAACAATGCCGGCATCGCCGACCACACGCCGACCGTCGACCTGGCGCTGGCGCGCTGGGAGGAGGTGATGCGGATCAACCTGACCTCGGTCTTCCTGTGCAGCCGGGCGGCGCTGCGCATGATGATCCCGCGCGGCCGCGGCCGCATCATCAATGTCGGCAGCATCTCCGCAAAGGTGCCGCGACAGCACACCGCGGCCTACACCGCGAGCAAGTTCGCGCTCGAGGGCCTGACCCGCTCGCTGGCGCTCGACGGGCGCGAGCACGGCATCGCGGTGTCGATGCTGCATCCGGGCTCGACCACCAGCATGCTGGTTCCCGGGATCACGGACCGGCCGCGGCCGGGCTCGATGAACCCGGCCGACGTCGCCCGCGTGGCGCTGATCATGGCGACACTGCCGGACGACGTGAACCTGTTCGAGTCCACCATCCTGCCGGTCTCGATGCCGTTCCTCGGGCGAGGTTGA
- a CDS encoding VOC family protein — MTPAPKVKGLYHYSFPCRDGEETRKFYEDLLGLPLVNCMTADKVPSTGEEKPYAHFFFEMADGSYMAFFDLGENEMPLPSPNTPAWVMHFAMEVESVEKVLQMKERLQQAGVKTTDIVDHDFINSIYFFDPNGLRLEITARTEEPGYLEKAASEAHAAMAAWTEKKARMIAARKGEAA, encoded by the coding sequence ATGACGCCTGCCCCGAAAGTGAAGGGTCTCTACCACTATTCCTTTCCCTGCCGCGACGGCGAGGAGACGCGGAAATTCTACGAGGACCTGCTCGGTCTGCCGCTCGTCAACTGCATGACCGCGGACAAGGTGCCGAGCACCGGCGAGGAGAAGCCCTACGCGCATTTCTTTTTCGAGATGGCGGACGGCTCCTACATGGCCTTCTTCGACCTCGGGGAGAACGAGATGCCGCTGCCGTCGCCCAACACGCCGGCCTGGGTGATGCACTTCGCCATGGAGGTGGAATCGGTCGAGAAGGTGCTGCAGATGAAGGAGCGCCTCCAGCAGGCCGGCGTGAAGACGACCGACATCGTCGACCACGACTTCATCAACTCGATCTATTTCTTCGACCCGAACGGCCTGCGGCTCGAGATCACGGCCCGCACCGAGGAGCCCGGCTATCTCGAGAAGGCGGCGAGCGAAGCCCATGCGGCCATGGCGGCGTGGACCGAAAAGAAGGCCAGGATGATCGCCGCCAGGAAGGGCGAGGCCGCCTGA